A section of the Asticcacaulis sp. EMRT-3 genome encodes:
- the dgcA gene encoding N-acetyl-D-Glu racemase DgcA → MRLILRDETFPIAGRFTIARGSKTEARVLYVALEDQGHQGQGEAVPYARYGESLEQCLADLEAVRPRIESGLTLEDVQTLLPPGAARNALDCALWDLNAKRSGIPAWRTAGLAALNPLKTAYTLSLDTPEAMAEQAAAHARRPLLKLKIGGPGDIDRVASVRAAAPKARLIVDGNEGLNFDDLTRLAPDLKALGVLLIEQPLKIGEDEALNGYDCPVTLCADESLHTRAELARCVRLYKCVNIKLDKAGGLTEALALKHEAKAAGLEIMVGCMVATSLSMAPAMLVAQGADYVDLDGPLLLARDREHGLEITGSILHPPKPELWG, encoded by the coding sequence ATGCGCCTGATCCTGCGTGATGAAACCTTCCCGATCGCCGGGCGTTTTACCATAGCACGCGGCTCGAAAACCGAGGCGCGTGTCCTCTATGTCGCGCTCGAAGATCAGGGGCATCAAGGTCAGGGCGAGGCCGTACCCTATGCGCGCTATGGCGAAAGCCTGGAGCAATGTCTTGCCGATCTCGAAGCCGTGCGGCCCCGCATCGAGAGCGGCCTGACGCTTGAAGACGTTCAGACCCTGCTGCCGCCCGGCGCGGCACGCAATGCGCTCGATTGCGCCCTGTGGGATCTCAATGCCAAGCGTTCCGGCATTCCGGCCTGGCGCACGGCGGGACTTGCAGCGCTCAACCCGCTCAAAACCGCCTATACTTTGAGCCTCGATACCCCCGAAGCGATGGCCGAACAGGCCGCCGCCCATGCCCGCCGCCCCCTGCTCAAGCTCAAGATCGGCGGCCCCGGTGACATCGACCGGGTTGCGTCTGTGCGCGCCGCCGCCCCGAAAGCGCGCCTGATCGTCGATGGCAATGAGGGTTTGAACTTCGACGACCTGACGAGACTGGCGCCCGATCTGAAGGCGCTCGGCGTTCTGCTGATCGAACAACCGCTGAAGATCGGCGAGGACGAAGCCCTCAACGGCTATGATTGCCCGGTCACTCTTTGCGCCGACGAAAGCCTGCATACCCGCGCCGAACTGGCCCGCTGCGTCCGGCTTTATAAATGCGTCAATATCAAACTCGACAAGGCGGGCGGCCTGACCGAGGCCCTGGCGCTGAAACACGAGGCGAAGGCGGCAGGGCTTGAGATTATGGTCGGCTGCATGGTGGCCACCTCGCTCTCGATGGCCCCGGCCATGCTGGTGGCGCAGGGCGCGGACTATGTTGATCTCGACGGCCCGCTTCTGCTGGCGCGCGACCGCGAACACGGGCTGGAGATCACCGGCTCGATCCTGCATCCGCCAAAGCCTGAACTTTGGGGCTAA
- a CDS encoding glycosyl transferase family 4 family protein, with protein sequence MMLHLLSTWLVSPLILLIGFAAAIVVTTALSWLVMRGGPIDCPRERGAHDQPTPTSGGLAMIGGTALAVGLVVWLFGAQIPGGARDGLLLLAFASLMGLCGALDDVFDLPARLRLGFQVVLSLAFSSLYHVTQLDFGPGLILNLPVWVSIAGSTLWLVLGINAINFMDGANGLAVGSQTLALAVFALLILLLAPLSPIGAWLGLPLVIAVCAIGAHLGFLPFNLPPGRTRRALAFQGDAGSLFGGALITGLTLMVRAYGVGSVWIGGFVLAPLLVDVVLTLIVRARHGQNLMRPHKEHLYQLWLQKRDPSHLRLAWRIWLLIAASSGVGLAARLIDWRYHTDIRFIALACVLAFYSLGWMRLRERLLAAPVKGTTAVSQA encoded by the coding sequence ATGATGCTTCACCTGCTCTCGACCTGGCTGGTTTCACCTTTGATCCTGCTGATCGGATTCGCGGCGGCGATTGTCGTGACGACAGCTCTGTCATGGCTGGTGATGCGCGGAGGCCCGATTGATTGCCCGCGCGAACGCGGTGCCCATGACCAGCCCACCCCGACCAGCGGAGGTCTGGCTATGATCGGCGGTACGGCGCTGGCCGTCGGGCTGGTCGTCTGGCTTTTCGGCGCGCAGATTCCGGGCGGCGCGCGTGACGGTTTGCTGCTGCTCGCCTTCGCCAGCCTGATGGGCCTGTGCGGGGCGCTCGATGACGTGTTCGACCTGCCAGCCCGATTGCGGCTCGGCTTTCAGGTCGTGCTCAGCCTGGCCTTTTCCAGCCTTTATCATGTCACCCAGCTCGATTTTGGCCCCGGCCTGATCCTGAACCTGCCGGTCTGGGTGAGTATCGCAGGCAGCACCCTCTGGCTCGTTCTCGGCATCAATGCCATAAATTTCATGGACGGCGCCAATGGTCTGGCCGTCGGCAGCCAGACCCTTGCGCTGGCGGTGTTTGCCTTGCTGATCCTGCTGCTGGCCCCCCTCAGCCCGATTGGGGCCTGGCTCGGTTTGCCGCTGGTCATCGCCGTCTGCGCTATCGGTGCGCATCTCGGTTTTCTGCCGTTCAACCTGCCGCCGGGCCGCACCCGTCGCGCACTCGCCTTTCAGGGCGATGCCGGTTCCTTGTTCGGCGGGGCCCTGATTACCGGCCTCACCCTGATGGTGCGCGCTTACGGCGTTGGTTCGGTGTGGATCGGCGGCTTCGTGCTGGCGCCTTTGCTGGTCGATGTGGTGCTGACCCTGATCGTGCGTGCCCGTCATGGCCAGAATCTGATGCGTCCGCATAAGGAGCACCTCTATCAGCTCTGGCTGCAAAAGCGCGACCCCAGCCATCTGCGGCTGGCCTGGCGAATCTGGCTCCTGATCGCCGCCTCCAGCGGGGTGGGGCTGGCAGCCCGGCTGATCGACTGGCGTTACCATACCGATATTCGCTTCATTGCCCTGGCCTGCGTCCTCGCTTTTTACAGCCTGGGCTGGATGCGCCTGCGTGAACGTCTGCTGGCCGCCCCGGTCAAAGGCACGACGGCTGTCAGCCAGGCCTGA
- a CDS encoding VTT domain-containing protein, whose product MHNKLQHIWRRVTSFFVNLDARAVRAVWASLLLLALMAVVFLIGKSPWGQAVTQDLEHWMATYRHSPLAVLIVSLVFCVSALFGAPQFVLIAACVVAFGPVWGFVYSWVATLISAVVTFYMGRFAGQGLLTKWGGKRLDRLSSYLGRNAFTASFIVRNIPSAPFIVVNMAFGASRASFPGFLAGCALGVLPKTALVTLFGSSYSSLQKGGDWKMALVMAGLAVVWLGVMLAARKVYERGRHRAEQGKRP is encoded by the coding sequence ATGCACAACAAGCTTCAACATATATGGCGGCGTGTTACGTCCTTTTTCGTCAATCTCGACGCCAGGGCCGTGCGCGCCGTCTGGGCCAGCCTGCTGCTGCTGGCGCTGATGGCTGTGGTCTTCCTGATCGGCAAATCGCCCTGGGGGCAGGCGGTGACGCAAGATCTCGAACACTGGATGGCCACCTACCGGCATTCGCCGCTGGCTGTGCTCATTGTCAGTCTGGTCTTTTGCGTATCGGCCCTGTTCGGCGCGCCGCAATTCGTGCTGATCGCCGCCTGCGTCGTGGCTTTCGGGCCGGTGTGGGGCTTTGTTTATTCGTGGGTCGCCACCCTGATCTCGGCGGTGGTGACCTTTTATATGGGGCGCTTCGCCGGGCAGGGCCTGCTGACGAAATGGGGCGGCAAACGGCTAGATCGTCTGTCCTCCTATCTGGGACGCAACGCCTTTACGGCTTCGTTCATCGTGCGCAATATTCCTTCGGCGCCGTTTATCGTCGTCAATATGGCTTTTGGCGCCTCGCGCGCTTCGTTTCCGGGCTTTCTCGCCGGCTGTGCATTGGGCGTCCTGCCCAAGACGGCGCTGGTGACCCTGTTTGGCTCGTCCTACAGCTCGCTGCAAAAGGGGGGGGACTGGAAGATGGCGCTGGTCATGGCCGGTCTGGCCGTGGTCTGGCTGGGCGTCATGCTGGCGGCGCGCAAGGTCTATGAGCGTGGCCGCCACAGGGCCGAGCAGGGCAAGCGGCCCTAA
- a CDS encoding rod shape-determining protein MreC — translation MSYGDNNKHFEHLKLPVTWTVMGLVAVICVGAALMFLGDRRGQDEATAYGNRSGFDAAAGPVNNVLSWPVHKMGDGTNWIDDYFFAVRENRLLKKKVAELNQYRDAYTELKDLNTRYESLLKLRTDPPVDMVTARSVSVSRGPFANNRLINSGSQDGIRFDNPVITDQGLIGRVVGISAHVSRVLMVTDISSHVPIMILRSDGRAMMSGDGGGYPKLEWVRGKDTVRPGDQVLTSGDGGVFPRGLPVGETVKGVDGVWRVRLYANRAPIDFVKVLLYKDFSQLPNADTLLRTPSISDLLPPPPLPQVAGSSAAASGSAASHAAVDSAPEAAKPSPAVPAHASPAPVAPVKTPVAPKPAVPHSSASASAPRPSASKPAASKAASGSASASHHAASEALPVTPELKPFVPPASAGQE, via the coding sequence GTGTCTTACGGGGACAATAATAAGCATTTCGAGCATCTGAAATTGCCGGTGACCTGGACGGTCATGGGGCTGGTGGCGGTGATCTGCGTCGGGGCGGCGCTGATGTTTCTGGGCGACCGGCGCGGTCAGGACGAGGCCACGGCCTATGGCAACCGCTCAGGCTTCGATGCGGCGGCAGGGCCGGTCAATAATGTCCTGTCATGGCCCGTTCACAAGATGGGCGACGGCACCAACTGGATCGACGACTATTTCTTCGCCGTGCGCGAAAACCGCCTGCTCAAGAAGAAGGTGGCCGAGCTTAACCAGTATCGGGACGCCTATACCGAACTGAAAGACCTCAATACGCGCTATGAATCGCTGCTGAAACTGCGCACCGATCCGCCGGTCGATATGGTGACGGCGCGTTCGGTTTCGGTATCGCGCGGCCCGTTCGCCAATAACCGCCTGATCAATTCCGGTTCGCAGGACGGCATCCGCTTCGATAATCCGGTCATCACCGATCAGGGACTGATTGGCCGCGTGGTCGGCATATCGGCTCACGTCAGCCGCGTGCTGATGGTGACCGATATTTCCAGCCATGTGCCGATCATGATCCTGCGTTCCGATGGCCGCGCCATGATGAGCGGCGATGGCGGTGGCTATCCCAAGCTGGAATGGGTGCGCGGCAAGGATACGGTGCGTCCCGGCGATCAGGTGCTGACCTCAGGCGATGGCGGCGTCTTCCCGCGCGGCCTGCCCGTCGGCGAAACGGTCAAGGGCGTCGATGGCGTATGGCGGGTGCGCCTCTATGCCAACCGTGCACCAATCGATTTCGTTAAAGTCCTGCTTTATAAGGATTTCTCACAACTGCCCAATGCCGATACATTGCTGCGCACACCGTCGATCAGCGATCTGCTGCCGCCGCCACCCCTGCCGCAGGTGGCCGGGTCGTCGGCTGCGGCATCGGGATCTGCGGCGTCTCATGCCGCTGTCGACAGCGCGCCGGAGGCTGCAAAGCCGTCGCCTGCCGTCCCGGCTCACGCTTCGCCCGCGCCGGTGGCTCCGGTGAAAACGCCGGTGGCGCCGAAGCCCGCCGTGCCGCACAGTTCGGCCAGCGCGTCTGCGCCACGGCCATCCGCCAGCAAACCTGCCGCCAGCAAGGCGGCTTCGGGCTCGGCCAGCGCTTCGCACCATGCGGCGTCCGAAGCCCTGCCGGTCACGCCGGAGCTGAAGCCCTTCGTGCCGCCCGCCTCGGCGGGACAGGAATAG
- a CDS encoding pyridoxal phosphate-dependent aminotransferase, translating into MANFSESDTLKRIKPSPTLAVSAKARELVRQGKKVIGLSAGEPDFDTPENICDAAIKAIKRGETRYTDVDGIPELKAAIVAKFKRENGLDYKTTQVSVSPGGKPVIYNAMMASLNPGDEVIVPAPYWVSYPDMVLLAGGTPVIAVGEMETGFKLKPETLEAAITDKTKWLILNSPSNPSGAVYTADELKALGEVLKRHPQVWILTDDMYEHLLFDGVQYATIAQVVPELYERTLTMNGVSKAYSMTGWRIGYCAGPEPLIKAMSKIISQSTSNPCSIAQWAAVEALNGTQDFIPKRAAIFSKRRDLVVAMLNNAKGIECPTPQGAFYVYPSVAGCIGKQAPSGKIIESDEDFAGELLQQEEVAVVHGAAFGLSPFFRISYATSESVLTEACSRIQRFCASLK; encoded by the coding sequence ATGGCCAATTTTTCCGAATCCGATACCCTGAAGCGCATCAAGCCTTCGCCGACACTGGCCGTTTCCGCCAAGGCGCGTGAACTGGTTCGCCAGGGCAAGAAGGTCATCGGTCTTTCTGCCGGCGAACCCGATTTCGACACGCCGGAAAACATCTGCGACGCCGCCATCAAGGCGATCAAGCGCGGCGAAACGCGCTATACCGATGTTGACGGCATTCCCGAACTGAAAGCGGCCATCGTCGCCAAGTTCAAGCGCGAAAACGGCCTTGATTACAAGACCACGCAGGTTTCGGTGTCGCCTGGCGGCAAGCCCGTCATCTATAATGCCATGATGGCGTCGCTCAACCCCGGCGACGAAGTGATCGTGCCCGCCCCCTACTGGGTATCCTATCCCGACATGGTGCTGCTGGCGGGTGGCACGCCGGTCATCGCGGTCGGCGAAATGGAAACCGGCTTCAAGCTGAAGCCCGAAACCCTGGAAGCCGCCATTACCGACAAGACCAAGTGGCTGATCCTCAACTCGCCGTCCAACCCTTCGGGCGCCGTCTATACGGCCGATGAGCTGAAGGCGCTGGGCGAGGTGCTGAAGCGCCATCCGCAGGTCTGGATCCTGACCGACGACATGTATGAGCATCTTTTGTTCGACGGCGTGCAATATGCCACCATCGCCCAGGTGGTGCCGGAGCTTTATGAGCGCACCCTGACCATGAACGGCGTGTCGAAAGCCTATTCGATGACCGGCTGGCGCATCGGCTATTGCGCGGGCCCTGAGCCCCTGATCAAGGCCATGTCGAAGATTATCTCGCAATCGACCTCCAACCCCTGCTCGATCGCCCAGTGGGCGGCGGTGGAAGCGCTCAATGGCACGCAGGATTTCATCCCGAAGCGCGCCGCCATCTTTAGTAAGCGCCGCGACCTGGTGGTGGCCATGCTCAACAATGCCAAGGGCATTGAATGCCCCACGCCCCAAGGCGCGTTCTACGTCTATCCGTCGGTAGCGGGCTGCATCGGCAAGCAGGCCCCTTCGGGCAAGATCATCGAGTCCGACGAGGATTTCGCCGGTGAATTGCTGCAACAGGAAGAGGTCGCCGTCGTTCACGGCGCGGCTTTCGGCCTGTCGCCCTTCTTCCGCATCTCCTACGCCACGTCGGAATCGGTGCTGACCGAAGCCTGCTCGCGCATACAACGCTTTTGCGCCAGCTTGAAATAA
- the pip gene encoding prolyl aminopeptidase, translating to MTDSVKTKSAPRGLYPDIAPYDAGHMPTGGKHRIYYEQCGNPEGLPVVVLHGGPGGGVSPNLRCYFNPDGYRIILFDQRGCGKSTPHASQDISLDDNTTWHLVADIEALRQRLGIEKWVVFGGSWGSTLSLAYALKHPDRVQGLILRGIFLVRQQELDWFYQQGASQLYPDLWEGFLAPIPEAERGDLLSAYVKRLNGADKTERIRCALAWSGWEGDTLSIDGPPDAASKFSDPDFAVAFARIESWYFQNGGFFESDNWVLDNIDRIRHIPGWIVQGRYDVVTPMTTAWDLHRAWPEAKFRLVKKAGHSSSDPGILEGLVSAADEALTLLVK from the coding sequence ATGACCGATTCCGTGAAAACCAAAAGCGCGCCGCGCGGCCTCTATCCCGACATCGCCCCCTATGATGCCGGCCATATGCCGACCGGCGGCAAGCATCGCATCTATTATGAGCAGTGCGGCAATCCCGAAGGTCTGCCCGTGGTGGTGCTGCATGGCGGGCCCGGCGGCGGCGTGTCGCCCAATCTGCGCTGCTATTTCAATCCCGATGGCTATCGCATTATCCTGTTCGACCAGCGCGGCTGTGGAAAATCGACGCCGCACGCCTCGCAGGATATATCGCTCGACGACAACACCACCTGGCATCTGGTGGCCGATATTGAGGCCCTGCGCCAGCGTCTCGGTATCGAGAAATGGGTGGTGTTCGGCGGCTCATGGGGCTCCACCCTGTCGCTGGCCTATGCGCTCAAACATCCCGACCGCGTGCAGGGCCTGATCCTGCGCGGCATTTTTCTGGTGCGCCAACAGGAGCTGGACTGGTTCTATCAGCAGGGCGCCAGCCAGCTCTATCCCGACCTCTGGGAAGGCTTTCTGGCACCGATCCCCGAAGCCGAACGCGGCGATCTGTTGAGCGCCTATGTCAAACGCCTGAACGGTGCCGACAAGACCGAGCGCATCCGCTGCGCCCTGGCGTGGAGCGGCTGGGAAGGCGATACCCTGTCGATCGATGGCCCGCCCGACGCCGCCTCGAAATTCTCCGATCCCGATTTCGCCGTGGCTTTCGCCCGCATCGAGAGCTGGTATTTCCAAAATGGCGGCTTTTTCGAAAGCGATAACTGGGTGCTGGACAATATCGACCGCATCCGCCACATCCCCGGCTGGATCGTGCAGGGCCGCTATGATGTGGTCACGCCGATGACCACGGCCTGGGATTTGCACCGCGCCTGGCCGGAAGCGAAGTTCAGACTGGTCAAGAAGGCTGGTCATTCATCCAGCGACCCCGGCATTCTGGAAGGGCTGGTATCCGCTGCCGACGAAGCGCTGACCCTGCTGGTAAAGTAG
- the mrdA gene encoding penicillin-binding protein 2 — MAEPSIVFTDVNERQGTFNRRAFLMGGVTAFGLFALTGRLVHLQILQGQKYAKLSAGNQYNFRVIPPPRGQILDRNGKVIAGNRPSFRVMIEVNEVKDIDDTLDQVSYILPQTAASRRRILRDINQNQRSVPTVVASDLSWDDFSRVSIYANDIPGVVADMDELRAYYYGGAFSHVVGYVSKINDKDLKRELALPDADPSLLHHPSFRIGKQGIEKAYDHQLRGKAGGKKVEVDARGQVVKEDPAGSIPPVPGEDIVLTLDADLQQRAVDVFGEESGAAVMMDCRTGDILCMSSSPGFDPNLFVSGISSETYKLLADYDHLPLLDKAIGSTFAPGSTFKTMVATAALENGYDPATIHVCNRHWSFGGHVFSCDQAHGALDLHQAIVTSCDIYFYQCALSMGGPDKVAAVANKFGLGEIFDIGISGQRAGLVPTIAWKKDYFAKSNPANTRWWPGETPSFGIGQGYTNVNALQNCVMVSRLANGKKAILPRLVKSIGGVEQKRGDDVPDLPVNPAHIDFVRAAMADVTGAGGTAAGVADLGLGPIKMAGKTGTAQGYSYKGGRGAHGAVGDWKLRDHAWFVAFAPADAPRYACAVVVQHGGWGSTAAAPKAREIMRLALIKDPEIRQRITVPYTTEIDRAGMAAASKAAATDPDAVPPPSDATSDAPGATAGGSTDTKL; from the coding sequence ATGGCTGAACCTTCCATTGTTTTCACCGATGTCAATGAACGCCAGGGCACGTTTAATCGCCGTGCCTTCCTGATGGGCGGGGTGACGGCGTTCGGCCTGTTCGCCCTGACCGGACGGCTGGTGCATCTGCAAATCCTGCAAGGCCAGAAATACGCCAAGCTGTCGGCGGGCAATCAGTATAATTTCCGCGTCATTCCGCCGCCACGCGGCCAGATTCTCGATCGCAACGGCAAGGTGATCGCCGGTAACCGGCCGTCCTTCCGCGTGATGATCGAGGTCAATGAGGTCAAGGACATTGACGACACGCTCGATCAGGTGTCGTATATCCTGCCGCAGACGGCCGCCTCGCGCCGCCGCATCTTACGCGACATCAACCAGAACCAGCGTTCGGTGCCAACCGTGGTGGCCTCCGACCTGAGTTGGGATGATTTCTCGCGCGTCAGCATTTACGCCAATGATATTCCGGGCGTGGTGGCCGATATGGACGAGTTGCGCGCCTATTATTATGGCGGCGCCTTTTCGCACGTCGTTGGCTATGTGTCGAAAATCAACGACAAGGATCTCAAGCGCGAACTGGCCCTGCCAGACGCCGACCCCAGCCTGCTGCACCATCCTTCGTTCCGTATTGGCAAGCAGGGCATCGAAAAAGCCTATGACCACCAGTTGCGCGGCAAGGCGGGCGGCAAGAAGGTCGAGGTCGATGCACGCGGTCAGGTGGTCAAGGAAGACCCCGCCGGATCGATCCCGCCCGTGCCGGGTGAGGACATCGTCCTGACGCTCGACGCCGATTTGCAACAGCGCGCCGTCGATGTGTTCGGCGAGGAATCGGGCGCGGCGGTGATGATGGATTGCCGCACCGGCGATATATTGTGCATGAGCTCGTCACCGGGCTTCGATCCCAACCTGTTCGTCTCCGGCATTTCGAGCGAAACCTATAAGCTGCTGGCCGATTACGACCACCTGCCTTTGCTCGACAAGGCGATTGGCTCGACCTTTGCGCCCGGGTCAACCTTCAAGACGATGGTGGCGACGGCGGCGCTGGAAAACGGCTATGATCCGGCCACCATCCATGTCTGTAACCGCCACTGGTCGTTCGGCGGCCATGTCTTCTCCTGCGATCAGGCGCATGGCGCGCTTGACCTGCATCAGGCCATCGTCACCTCGTGCGACATCTATTTCTATCAGTGCGCCCTCAGCATGGGCGGGCCGGATAAGGTGGCGGCGGTGGCCAACAAGTTTGGCCTCGGCGAAATTTTCGACATCGGCATCAGCGGCCAGCGCGCCGGTCTGGTGCCGACCATAGCCTGGAAGAAGGATTATTTCGCCAAGAGCAATCCGGCCAATACGCGCTGGTGGCCGGGCGAAACGCCGAGCTTCGGCATCGGCCAGGGCTATACCAATGTCAATGCTTTGCAAAACTGCGTGATGGTGTCGCGGCTGGCCAATGGTAAAAAGGCGATTTTGCCGCGCCTGGTCAAATCCATCGGTGGGGTTGAGCAAAAACGGGGCGATGATGTGCCCGATCTGCCGGTCAATCCGGCCCATATCGATTTTGTCCGCGCCGCGATGGCGGATGTCACCGGGGCGGGCGGCACGGCGGCAGGCGTGGCCGATCTGGGCCTGGGGCCGATCAAGATGGCCGGTAAAACCGGTACGGCACAAGGCTACAGCTATAAGGGCGGGCGCGGCGCGCACGGCGCGGTCGGCGACTGGAAACTGCGTGACCACGCCTGGTTCGTGGCCTTTGCGCCGGCCGATGCACCGCGCTATGCCTGCGCCGTCGTGGTGCAGCATGGCGGCTGGGGCTCGACGGCGGCGGCCCCGAAGGCGCGCGAAATCATGCGGCTGGCCCTGATCAAGGATCCCGAAATCCGCCAGCGCATCACCGTGCCCTATACGACCGAAATCGACCGCGCCGGTATGGCCGCCGCCTCGAAGGCCGCCGCCACCGATCCTGACGCCGTGCCCCCGCCCAGTGACGCGACAAGCGACGCGCCAGGCGCCACGGCGGGCGGCAGCACCGATACGAAATTGTGA
- a CDS encoding rod shape-determining protein encodes MLKSFFGSFSNDIAIDLGTANTLIYMKGRGIVLNEPSVVALRNVGGRKVVHAVGIEAKQMLGRTPGHMEAIRPMRDGVIADFEVAEEMIKHFIRKVHNRKGFVNPKVIVCVPSGATAVERRAINDSCLNASARRVGLLDEPMAAAIGAGLPIHEPTGSMVVDIGGGTTEVAVLSLSGIVYSKSVRVGGDKMDEAITNFMRRNHNLLIGETTAERIKKDIGTARVPHDGEGMYIEVKGRDLMQGVPREVRISERQAAEALAEPVAQIIDAVKVALEATPPELAADIADKGIMLTGGGALLRGLDVEIRDQTGLPVSVAEDPLSCVAIGCGRVLEHPRWMKGILDATMS; translated from the coding sequence ATGCTAAAATCCTTCTTCGGCAGTTTTTCCAATGATATTGCCATCGACCTGGGAACCGCGAATACGCTGATCTATATGAAAGGGCGCGGCATCGTGCTCAATGAACCTTCGGTGGTGGCGCTGCGCAATGTCGGCGGCCGCAAGGTGGTTCATGCCGTCGGCATCGAGGCCAAGCAGATGCTGGGCCGTACGCCGGGCCATATGGAGGCCATCCGCCCGATGCGTGACGGTGTGATCGCCGATTTCGAAGTCGCCGAGGAAATGATCAAGCATTTCATCCGCAAGGTGCATAACCGCAAGGGTTTCGTGAACCCCAAGGTGATTGTGTGCGTGCCTTCGGGCGCCACCGCCGTTGAGCGCCGCGCCATCAATGATTCCTGCCTCAATGCTTCGGCGCGCCGCGTCGGCCTGCTCGACGAGCCGATGGCCGCCGCGATCGGTGCGGGCCTGCCCATCCATGAGCCGACCGGTTCGATGGTGGTCGATATTGGCGGCGGCACGACCGAAGTGGCGGTTCTGTCTTTGTCGGGCATCGTCTATTCCAAGTCGGTGCGCGTCGGCGGCGACAAGATGGACGAGGCGATCACCAATTTCATGCGCCGCAACCATAATCTGCTGATCGGCGAAACCACCGCCGAACGCATTAAAAAAGACATCGGCACGGCGCGCGTGCCACACGATGGCGAGGGCATGTATATTGAGGTCAAGGGCCGCGACCTGATGCAGGGCGTGCCGCGCGAAGTGCGCATCTCTGAGCGTCAGGCGGCGGAAGCCCTGGCTGAACCGGTGGCGCAGATCATCGATGCGGTCAAGGTGGCGCTGGAAGCCACGCCGCCCGAACTGGCCGCCGACATCGCCGACAAGGGCATTATGCTGACCGGTGGCGGTGCTTTGCTGCGCGGCCTCGACGTCGAAATCCGCGACCAGACCGGCCTGCCGGTATCGGTGGCCGAGGATCCCCTGTCATGCGTGGCCATCGGCTGCGGGCGCGTGCTGGAACATCCGCGCTGGATGAAGGGCATTCTCGACGCCACGATGAGCTGA
- the rodA gene encoding rod shape-determining protein RodA, with the protein MADSALSRPGQRERYDSKLMQINWLFVALLVALTGIGIMILYSADGMSWQPWAYKQLITFAVCLILMLGLALVDLRMWLWLCYPAYAVLLMLLVLTAMIGSVHMGGQRWIDLGPLPPFQPSEFMKLALVMALARFYHECSAKDANFSWKLLIPAGLILLPAAIVMKQPDLGTAIMIVLIGGTVMVLAGLNWKVIALGLAAMIPAVPLAFHFVLHDYQRKRILTFLHPESDPSGDGYHILQSKIAMGSGGLLGKGLGLGSQSQLNFLPEKHTDFIMSAVCEELGFIGGLAVFFLCGVIILMALRMASVSHSHFGRLLAAGMTATFAIHVMINGAMVMGLFPVVGVPMPLLSYGGSAMLMIMTGFGMVLGVRVHRYQELPRQASIFSRFE; encoded by the coding sequence ATGGCCGATTCCGCCCTTTCCCGCCCCGGACAGCGTGAGCGCTACGATTCCAAGCTGATGCAGATCAACTGGCTGTTCGTGGCGCTGCTGGTGGCCCTGACCGGGATCGGCATCATGATCCTGTACAGCGCAGATGGCATGAGCTGGCAGCCCTGGGCCTATAAGCAACTGATCACCTTTGCCGTTTGTCTGATTCTGATGCTCGGTCTGGCCCTGGTCGATCTGCGCATGTGGCTGTGGCTGTGCTATCCGGCCTATGCGGTGCTGCTGATGTTGCTTGTGCTGACGGCAATGATCGGCTCGGTGCATATGGGCGGACAGCGCTGGATCGATCTGGGGCCATTGCCGCCTTTCCAGCCTTCGGAATTTATGAAGCTGGCCCTGGTGATGGCGCTGGCGCGTTTTTATCATGAATGCTCGGCCAAGGACGCCAATTTTTCGTGGAAACTGCTGATCCCGGCGGGACTTATCCTGTTGCCGGCGGCCATCGTCATGAAACAGCCCGATCTCGGCACGGCCATCATGATCGTGCTGATCGGTGGTACGGTGATGGTGCTGGCCGGTCTGAACTGGAAGGTGATCGCGCTGGGACTGGCGGCCATGATACCGGCCGTGCCCCTGGCCTTCCATTTCGTGCTGCACGATTATCAGCGCAAACGCATCCTGACCTTCCTGCACCCCGAATCCGATCCATCGGGCGATGGTTACCACATCCTGCAATCGAAGATCGCTATGGGTTCGGGCGGTCTGCTCGGCAAGGGGCTGGGGCTGGGCTCGCAAAGCCAGCTTAACTTCCTGCCCGAAAAACATACCGATTTCATCATGTCGGCCGTGTGCGAGGAACTGGGCTTTATCGGCGGTTTAGCCGTCTTTTTCCTGTGCGGCGTGATCATCCTGATGGCGCTGCGCATGGCTTCGGTATCGCATTCGCATTTCGGCAGGTTGCTGGCGGCAGGCATGACGGCCACCTTCGCCATCCACGTCATGATCAATGGCGCGATGGTGATGGGGCTGTTCCCGGTGGTCGGCGTGCCCATGCCGCTCCTGTCCTATGGCGGCTCGGCCATGCTGATGATCATGACCGGTTTCGGCATGGTGCTGGGCGTGCGCGTTCACCGCTATCAGGAGTTGCCACGGCAAGCCTCGATTTTTTCAAGATTTGAGTAA